Genomic window (Aquimarina sp. BL5):
AAAAACTATGGTATACTGAAAACGTATCAGAAGAACAATGGATTGAGGACTGGGTATTTATGACGAATAGATATAAAGACTTTGATGCCGTAATTGGTATGGATATCAATAACGAACCTAATGGAAAAATAGATAACCCTGAAGGAGCTCGTTGGGGAACCAATGACCAATATGATTGGAGATTGGCTGCAGAAAAATGTGGAAATGCCATTTTAGCAGCGAACCCAAATGTATTGATTATGGTAGAAGGTATTGAAGCTTACAATAAACCAGATGGTACCGAAACTTCTTACTGGTGGGGAGGAAACCTACAAGGTGCTCGAGATTTTCCTGTAAGACTTAGTGATCCTACAAAATTAATGTATTCTCCGCACGAATATGGCCCAACAGTATTTGCTCAAGAATGGTTTACAGCGGCAGATTTTCCAGATAATATGCCAGGGATATGGGAAGAACAATTCAATTTCTTAAATACAGAGGGAACCTCGCCTCTACTTATTGGAGAATTAGGAATTAAAGGACAAGGAGGATTAGATGAAATCTGGTTCCAGAAATTTATAGACTTTATTAAAGAGAAAAAACTACATTTTACATTTTGGGCATTAAACCCTAATTCTGGAGATACAGGTGGTATATTTGATAATGATTGGAGTACGGTGGTTCAATGGAAAATGGATTATTTACAACCAATTTTATCAAATCCAATCCCTAACTGCTCTGCAGGTAACGTATTAAGTATAAATGATCTATCAGATATTTCATTTAGCGTATATCCGAATCCTGCAACCCAAATAATAAACTTTAGCTTTAAAGAAGGAACTATTGCATCAATAGGTATTTATGATCTTAACGGAAGAGAAATAAGCGTACTTGATGACAATGAAGTATTGTCTTCTAACAGCTATACATATGATGTTTCTAAACTAGCTTTAGGGATGTATTTGTCTAAGGTTACTCTTGCAAATTCGAAAGAAACTTTCACTAAAAAAATACTTATTCAATAACAGACTTTATTAAACTAATATGTAAAAGCAACTAGTTACCGAACTAGTTGCTTTTTTGTTTATGATGCTTAGGAAATAAGCCTAGACAGAAGCCGTTTACAAACGATTAAGTCGGATTATTGTATCTTGCTGATTTAAATATAACACAATGCAAAAAGACTGTCCGGAATGTGGTGAAAAAATTATCGGTCGAGCCGATAAAAAATTCTGCAGTGATTACTGCAGAAATGCTTTTAACAATAAAATTAATAAGGATAGTAAAAATCTAGTAAGAAATATTAATAATCGCCTCAGAAAAAACTATAGGATACTAGAAGAACTCAATCCCAACGAGAAAACAAAAACTACAAAATCAAAACTTATCGCCAAAGGCTTCGATTTTCAACATTTTACAAGTATTTACACAACTAAAGTCGGTACGATATATTATTTTGTATATGATCAAGGGTACCTTCCGCTAGAAAATGAATATTACGCTTTAGTTAAAAGAAATAGCTAGTATGCATATACTTAACATTTTAAAACTTGATTTGGGAAACGGAGGTTTCTTTTTTATTTTCCTCTTTGGAGTTATTATATTTCTAATTTTTTCGCGAATTTACAGTAAGAAAAACAGAATACTCCGGAAATTAAAGGAGTATCCTTTCAAGAAAATTCAACTCTGCAAAGAAAATGAATATATAAAAATCAAAGGGAAAGCTTTTCCTATTAATGAACCTTTTATATCTCCTATCGGAAAAAGGAAATGCTTGTATTATAAAATACAGGTAGAAGAAAAAAGAAGCAACGGAAAAAGCAGCTCCTGGAGAACCATTATTAAAGAAGAGAAATTTCAGGACTTTATCATTGAAAGTCAGGGTGATAAAGCTATAGTCTCTACAAAAATTCCGAAAAGCGCTAAAACTGTTTATCTTAATCAAGACGTAGAATATACATCAGGAACCTGGAATGACCCCCCAAATTTTTTGGATCAATATTTAAAATCTCACGGTAAAGATAGTACTGGATTATTTGGTTTTAATAAAAGCATACGTTATCGAGAAGGAGTCATAGAAATAGGAGAAAAAATCACAATATTGGGTACAGGAAACTGGAAAGAGTCCGATCAAAATCTTGATCGATACTCTTCTAAAAGTTTATATATATCTGGTGATAGTGAAAACAAACTAATCATAACAGATGATCCTAAGGCACAAGAGTTAAAAAAGAAATAAAACCTACTTGTCTCTCCAATTCTGGCTATTCATTTTTAGGGCTGCTTTCATTACGTCCTTTTGACTAATCTGCCCTACTAGCTTGCCATCTTCTAAAATTGGAAATCGTCTTCTTTTAGTTTCTAAAAACTTATTTGCAGCATCAAAAATACTAATGTTTCCATCGATGGTCTCCACATTTTTTACCATAAACCTTTCTACATTAGCATCATCAATAGGCATGTTATAATAACGACTTTCATTTAACTGTTTGATACAATCTCCTTCAGAAATAATACCTAGCAATTCATTTTGTTCATTGACAACCGGACCACCTGAAATTTTGTTTTTTACTAATGACTCCATTACTTCCAAAACGGACTGTTTTGGAGAAAAAGTAATCAAATTTCTGGTCATATAATCCGAGACTTTAATCGGTGTATTATCTTGTTTTTTTACCTTAGATCTAGCGCCCTGAAAACTTATAATTCCCATAATAATAGTGATTTAGTGAATCTTAAATATAGTCATTTTACATTACTTATTCAATGGATTTTTAACATTTATAATAGTAAAATCTTATTTTATTACCTTTATCACAACTAATAAAACAGATAAATATTAGTTATTACTAAAAAAACTAACACTCGTGACACTTATCTTAATAGATATTAAATAAATGAGACAAATAGCAATCAAATTGATAAAATTGAGTTTACTAACATTTCTTTTATACGTTTCCATTTTTGTAATAAATACTTACCTACATCTCTTCACGCAAACTAACACAAACAACCAATAACTGATGAAAAAAATTCTTTCAGTACTCACACTTATATTAATTGTTTTCTCTGTTTGGTATACTTTTTATAGTAGTATGCCTCAGCAAATTTCTGGTCTCGACACTCCTGAAGAAGAATTTTCTACTTTGCGAGCACTTGAACATGTTAAAAAAATATCTGAAAAACCCCATTACTTAGGTAGCCCAGGACATCATGAAGCTAAAGATTATATTATAGAAGAACTCAAAAAACTAGGCTTATCACCCGAAATTCAGGAAGGTTTTTCTATCGGTGATAAAGGTAGTATGAGCAAACCTCAAAATATAATTGCTAAAATCAAAGGCACATCAGAAGAAGGCAAAGCATTACTCCTCCTCTCACATTATGATAGCAGTCAACATTCTTCCTATGGAGCAAGTGACGCAGGAAGTGGTGTTGCAACTATTTTAGAAGGTATTAGAGCGTATATAGCTCAAAACAAAACTCCTAAAAATGATATTATCATATGCATTACAGACGGAGAAGAGTTAGGCCTAAATGGAGCTAATTTATTCGTATCAGAACATCCATGGACGAAAAATGTAGGCCTTGTACTAAATTTTGAAGCTAGAGGAAGTGGGGGAAA
Coding sequences:
- a CDS encoding cellulase family glycosylhydrolase, encoding MKSFYITLLCALLICINATSQTDNCEGNWLSTSGNKLLDSDGNEVILAGVNWFGFETQISIPHGLYARDIEGMLQQTKDLGFNCLRIPWHNMMLRDGATFQEANYWVKDPYTYDGTPENGPYSNLGLQGLTKPIEVMDYLIQWCQDNDMKVILDCHSRNPDAYLVEKLWYTENVSEEQWIEDWVFMTNRYKDFDAVIGMDINNEPNGKIDNPEGARWGTNDQYDWRLAAEKCGNAILAANPNVLIMVEGIEAYNKPDGTETSYWWGGNLQGARDFPVRLSDPTKLMYSPHEYGPTVFAQEWFTAADFPDNMPGIWEEQFNFLNTEGTSPLLIGELGIKGQGGLDEIWFQKFIDFIKEKKLHFTFWALNPNSGDTGGIFDNDWSTVVQWKMDYLQPILSNPIPNCSAGNVLSINDLSDISFSVYPNPATQIINFSFKEGTIASIGIYDLNGREISVLDDNEVLSSNSYTYDVSKLALGMYLSKVTLANSKETFTKKILIQ
- a CDS encoding GIDE domain-containing protein; the protein is MHILNILKLDLGNGGFFFIFLFGVIIFLIFSRIYSKKNRILRKLKEYPFKKIQLCKENEYIKIKGKAFPINEPFISPIGKRKCLYYKIQVEEKRSNGKSSSWRTIIKEEKFQDFIIESQGDKAIVSTKIPKSAKTVYLNQDVEYTSGTWNDPPNFLDQYLKSHGKDSTGLFGFNKSIRYREGVIEIGEKITILGTGNWKESDQNLDRYSSKSLYISGDSENKLIITDDPKAQELKKK
- a CDS encoding CBS domain-containing protein, whose protein sequence is MGIISFQGARSKVKKQDNTPIKVSDYMTRNLITFSPKQSVLEVMESLVKNKISGGPVVNEQNELLGIISEGDCIKQLNESRYYNMPIDDANVERFMVKNVETIDGNISIFDAANKFLETKRRRFPILEDGKLVGQISQKDVMKAALKMNSQNWRDK